In a genomic window of Drosophila takahashii strain IR98-3 E-12201 chromosome 3L, DtakHiC1v2, whole genome shotgun sequence:
- the LOC108068938 gene encoding alpha-tocopherol transfer protein-like, whose protein sequence is MAPKIRPLTPELQKAAKEQLKEDPQRLEADLQAFRTWIEQQPHLNPRMDDQFLVAFLRGCKFSLERAKSKLDKFYTLKTKYPEYFKVTSTTEGKFREIHQTGAIIYLPTPLNETGPRIGIWRMGLCPVEKYTILECMQVAQAMQEIAILEDDYANVNGVVFIMDLKGATAAHMFQMTPSMAKKFTVFSEEALPLRLKAQHFINTITGFEQLFNMFKPMMSKKMQSRLFVHGNKMDLLTEQIPLKYLPVEYGGENGTVPEIVAAMEKKMDEYSDFFRDNANYGTDESLRPGKPIDFEGLFGIEGSFRKLNVD, encoded by the exons ATGGCTCCTAAAATCCGCCCACTCACGCCAGAGCTGCAAAAAGCGGCCAAAGAGCAGCTAAAGGAGGATCCCCAACGTCTGGAAGCGGATCTGCAGGCTTTTAGGACCTGGATTGAGCAGCAGCCTCATCTCAATCCCCGCATGGATGATCAGTTCCTGGTGGCCTTCCTGCGCGGCTGCAAATTCAGTTTGGAGCGGGCCAAGTCCAAGTTAGATAAGTTCTACACGCTGAAGACCAAGTATCCGGAATACTTTAAGGTTACGAGTACTACAGAGGGCAAGTTCCGGGAGATACACCAAACGGG ggCCATTATCTACCTGCCCACTCCTTTGAATGAAACAGGACCTCGAATTGGCATCTGGAGGATGGGCTTGTGTCCCGTGGAGAAGTATACCATCCTGGAGTGCATGCAAGTGGCCCAAGCCATGCAGGAGATTGCCATTCTGGAGGACGACTATGCCAATGTCAATGGAGTCGTCTTTATAATGGACTTAAAGGGAGCTACTGCCGCGCACATGTTCCAAATGACTCCCTCGATGGCCAAGAAATTTACTGTGTTTTCGGAGGAAGCTCTGCCGCTGCGTTTGAAGGcacaacattttataaataccaTCACTGGATTCGAACAGCTCTTCAACATGTTCAAGCCGATGATGTCCAAGAAGATGCAGTCACGACTCTTTGTGCATGGCAACAAAATGGATCTGTTGACGGAACAGATTCCTCTGAAATATCTCCCCGTGGAATATGGTGGCGAAAATGGAACAGTGCCGGAAATTGTGGCGGCGATGGAGAAGAAAATGGATGAGTACAGCGACTTCTTCAGGGATAATGCCAACTATGGAACCGATGAAAGCCTGCGTCCGGGAAAACCCATTGATTTTGAGGGGCTTTTTGGAATCGAAGGTTCCTTTAGGAAGCTCAATGTGGATTAA
- the mRpS6 gene encoding small ribosomal subunit protein bS6m: MPSYELALVLRQLPRPELISVIKRTAESILDKGGIIRKLENLGTRALPHKVSEHGVVHREGTHFTIAFDTAPTRIADLKEEFGRDIDIVRRYIFKVEEPEVKPCTLHEEMLPPAYRKDVQEIIAAAQKKQKKKYNYNSGLDYYPFQK, from the exons ATGCCTTCCTACGAATTAGCCCTGGTGCTGCGCCAGTTGCCCCGC CCCGAACTGATTTCCGTGATCAAGCGGACGGCAGAGTCGATCCTGGACAAAGGAGGCATCATCCGCAAGCTGGAGAACCTGGGAACCCGCGCTCTGCCCCACAAAGTCAGCGAACACGGAGTGGTTCATCGCGAGGGCACCCACTTCACCATCGCTTTCGACACGGCGCCCACGAGGATTGCTGACCTAAAAGAAGAATTCGGCCGGGATATCGACATCGTTCGTCGCTATATCTTCAAGGTGGAGGAACCGGAGGTTAAGCCCTGCACGCTGCACGAGGAGATGCTGCCGCCCGCCTATCGCAAGGATGTCCAGGAGATCATCGCAGCGGCCCAGAaaaagcagaagaagaagtaCAATTACAACTCCGGTTTGGACTACTATCCCTTCCAGAAGTAG
- the LOC108068940 gene encoding alpha-tocopherol transfer protein-like, with protein sequence MPLQIRPLTPELQKVAKEQLKEDPQRLEADLLAFRTWIEQQPHLNPRMDDQFLVAFLRGCKFSLERAKSKLDKFYTLKTKYPEYFRITSTTESNFREILQTGAITYLPTPLNENGPRIAVWRMGLCPMDKYNIMECMKVAQAMQEIAILEDDYANVNGVVSIMDLKGATAAHMFQMTPSMAKKFTVFSEEAIPLRLKAQHFINTITGFEQLFNMFKPMMSKKMQSRLFVHGNKMDLLTEQIPLKYLPVEYGGENGTVPEIVAAWEKKLDEYTDFFRDNANYGTDESLRPGKPIDFEGLFGIEGSFRKLNVD encoded by the exons ATGCCTCTCCAAATCCGCCCACTCACTCCAGAGCTGCAAAAAGTGGCCAAAGAGCAGCTGAAGGAGGATCCCCAGCGTCTGGAGGCCGATCTGCTGGCTTTCAGGACCTGGATTGAGCAGCAGCCCCATCTGAATCCCCGCATGGATGATCAGTTCCTGGTGGCCTTCCTGCGCGGCTGCAAATTCAGTTTGGAGCGGGCCAAGTCCAAGCTAGATAAGTTCTACACGCTGAAGACCAAGTATCCGGAATACTTTAGGATAACCAGTACTACAGAGAGCAACTTCCGGGAGATTCTCCAAACGGG TGCTATCACCTACCTGCCCACTCCTCTGAATGAAAATGGACCTCGAATTGCCGTTTGGCGGATGGGTTTGTGTCCAATGGATAAGTATAACATCATGGAGTGCATGAAAGTGGCCCAGGCCATGCAGGAGATTGCCATTCTGGAGGATGACTATGCGAATGTTAATGGAGTCGTCTCTATAATGGATCTAAAAGGAGCCACTGCGGCTCATATGTTCCAAATGACTCCCTCGATGGCCAAGAAATTCACTGTGTTCTCCGAGGAGGCTATTCCGCTGCGTCTAAAAGCCCAGCATTTTATAAACACCATCACTGGATTCGAACAGCTCTTCAACATGTTCAAACCGATGATGTCCAAGAAGATGCAGTCACGACTCTTTGTACATGGCAACAAAATGGATTTGTTGACGGAGCAAATTCCCCTGAAATATCTACCCGTGGAATATGGCGGGGAAAATGGCACAGTGCCGGAAATTGTGGCCGCTTGGGAGAAGAAGTTGGATGAATACACCGACTTTTTCAGGGACAATGCCAACTATGGAACCGATGAGAGCCTGCGGCCAGGAAAACCCATTGATTTTGAGGGGCTTTTTGGAATCGAAGGCTCCTTCAGGAAGCTCAATGTAGATTGA
- the LOC108068898 gene encoding uncharacterized protein: MHQFAFWRSDVKKHQLEQISPIWKELNATFVTVLSWSWLIYTFSALVIIVCAYFAYCERCRRTETVRRRRVIQRAQERPPQKRRPNAAYRDHQIYRHIILSVAKYMKNPEGIRPFIEHMDQLYPLRHPLADQQQVAELSLNVNDAEPSTGED; the protein is encoded by the exons ATGCATCAATTCGCATTCTGGAGGAGCGATGTGAAGAAGCATCAGCTGGAGCAGATCTCGCCCATCTGGAAGGAGTTGAATGCAACATTTGTGAC TGTCCTCAGCTGGAGTTGGCTCATTTACACCTTTTCTGCATTGGTCATCATCGTTTGTGCCTATTTTGCATATTGTGAACGATGCCGAAGAACGGAAACCGTAAGACGTCGACGGGTGATACAAAGAGCTCAGGAGag accCCCACAAAAACGACGGCCAAATGCGGCCTATCGGGATCATCAGATCTACCGTCATATCATCCTTAGTGTGGCCAAGTACATGAAGAATCCTGAGGGAATTCGGCCTTTCATAGAGCACATGGACCAGCTATATCCCTTAAGACATCCATTGGCCGATCAACAGCAAGTGGCCGAGCTCTCACTGAACGTCAACGATGCAGAACCCAGTACTGGAGAGGATTAA
- the LOC108068939 gene encoding alpha-tocopherol transfer protein-like, giving the protein MPPQIRPLTPELQKVAKEQLMEDPARLEADLLAFRTWIEQQPHLNPRMDDQFLVAFLRGCKFSLERAKSKLDKFYTLKTKYPEYFRITSTTEGKFREIHRTGAIIYLPTPLNENGPRIAISRMGLCPVDKYTLLECMQVAQAMQEIAILEDDYANVNGLVFIMDLKGATAAHMFQMTPSMAKKFTVFSEEALPLRLKAQHFINTIAGFEPIFNMFKPMMSKKMQSRLFVHGNKMDLLTEQIPLKYLPVEYGGENGTVPEIVAAMEKKFDEYSEFFRDNANYGTDESLRPGKPIDFEGLFGIEGSFRKLNVD; this is encoded by the exons ATGCCTCCCCAAATACGCCCACTCACGCCAGAGCTGCAAAAAGTGGCCAAGGAGCAGCTCATGGAGGACCCCGCTCGTCTCGAGGCCGATTTGCTGGCTTTCAGGACCTGGATCGAACAGCAGCCCCATCTGAATCCCCGCATGGATGATCAGTTTTTGGTGGCCTTCCTTCGCGGCTGCAAATTCAGTTTGGAGCGGGCCAAGTCCAAGTTAGATAAATTCTACACGCTAAAGACCAAGTATCCGGAATACTTTAGGATAACTAGTACTACAGAGGGAAAGTTCCGAGAGATTCACCGAACGGG AGCAATCATCTACCTGCCTACCCCTTTGAATGAAAACGGACCTCGAATCGCCATTTCGCGAATGGGTTTGTGCCCAGTGGATAAGTATACCTTGCTAGAGTGCATGCAAGTGGCCCAAGCCATGCAGGAAATTGCCATTTTGGAGGATGACTATGCCAATGTTAATGGACTCGTCTTTATAATGGACCTCAAGGGAGCCACTGCAGCGCACATGTTCCAAATGACTCCCTCGATGGCCAAGAAATTCACAGTGTTCTCCGAGGAGGCTCTGCCGCTGCGTTTGAAGGCACAACATTTCATCAATACAATAGCAGGATTCGAACCGATCTTTAACATGTTCAAACCCATGATGTCCAAGAAGATGCAGTCACGTCTGTTTGTGCATGGCAACAAAATGGATTTGTTGACGGAGCAGATTCCCCTGAAATATCTCCCCGTGGAATATGGCGGAGAGAATGGCACCGTGCCGGAAATCGTCGCCGCAATGGAGAAGAAATTTGATGAGTACAGCGAATTCTTCAGGGATAATGCCAACTATGGAACCGACGAGAGCCTGCGACCGGGAAAACCCATCGATTTTGAAGGGCTCTTTGGAATCGAGGGTTCCTTCAGGAAGCTCAATGTGGATTGA
- the LOC108068941 gene encoding probable RNA methyltransferase CG11342, whose amino-acid sequence MEIRNNDPGAVQYGNFFNYYQFNSAPERVKLLPDKDIWLPSTDDKESPGSTPYIVLDVGCNCGVFTQLLHKYLEERLQRSVKILGVDIDNRLIQRAIEENESPDNINYACVDVLDDGAFESLRTYLKTHNRQKFDAICCYSITMWIHLNHHDQGLQLFLKKLSNLAELLVVEPQPWKCYQKAEKRLKKAGEVFPLFLELKWRSDVELQIEKYLEDTLDRRKTFESTPTKWQRKICFYR is encoded by the coding sequence ATGGAAATTAGAAACAATGATCCCGGCGCCGTTCAATATGGCAACTTTTTCAACTATTACCAATTCAATTCCGCCCCAGAACGTGTAAAACTCTTGCCGGATAAAGATATATGGTTACCTTCCACAGATGATAAGGAATCACCAGGAAGTACTCCCTATATTGTCCTTGATGTGGGCTGCAATTGCGGGGTGTTTACCCAACTTCTGCACAAATACTTGGAGGAACGTCTTCAGAGATCTGTGAAAATCCTAGGAGTAGATATAGACAATCGTCTCATACAGCGTGCTATTGAGGAAAATGAATCCCCGGATAATATAAACTACGCCTGCGTGGATGTCCTAGATGATGGGGCCTTTGAATCCCTGAGAACCTATTTGAAGACCCACAATCGCCAGAAGTTCGATGCCATTTGCTGCTACTCCATTACCATGTGGATTCACCTAAATCATCACGATCAGGGCCTGCAATTGTTTCTGAAGAAGCTCTCCAATCTGGCGGAACTTCTAGTGGTAGAACCACAACCTTGGAAATGTTATCAAAAAGCTGAGAAACGTCTGAAAAAAGCAGGAGAAGTCTTTCCCCTTTTCCTAGAACTCAAGTGGCGATCTGATGTGGAGCTGCAAATAGAAAAGTATCTGGAAGATACACTCGACCGAAGGAAGACATTCGAATCTACTCCCACTAAATGGCAGCGAAAGATTTGCTTCTATAGATGA
- the DopEcR gene encoding G-protein coupled receptor 52 yields the protein MQEMSYLQDNSKIEALTKAVLISILGVAIVLSNLLIIATYANFKGPTEVINYYLLSLAIADLLCGLLVVPFSVYPALTGEWMYGDIVCRFTGYLEVTLWAVSVYTFMWISVDRYLAVRKPLRYETVQTKTRCQCWMVFTWISAALLCCPPILGYSMPIENNMTHICMLDWGNMAAYTVTLAILVLGPSLISIVHNYGYIFVMMRKIRSGEPIHDKEYATALAENLSNPSHMMSFALVFAFWVSWLPWILLRLYEVVTGDVIQSTLINFAVVWIGILNSFWKILIMTSMSPQFRIALRVFCLTICCKTKGRLQAELIGLDPDD from the exons ATGCAGGAAATGAGCTACCTACAGGATAATTCCAAGATAGAGGCCCTCACCAAGGCGGTGCTCATTTCGATACTGGGCGTGGCCATCGTCCTGTCCAACCTCCTCATCATCGCCACCTATGCCAACTTCAAGG GACCCACAGAGGTGATAAACTACTACCTGTTGTCCCTGGCCATTGCCGATCTGCTCTGCGGACTGCTGGTGGTTCCCTTCTCCGTATATCCCGCCCTAACTGGAGAATGGATGTACGGCGACATCGTGTGCCGCTTCACGGGTTACCTGGAGGTCACCCTGTGGGCGGTTTCGGTGTACACCTTTATGTGGATATCGGTGGATCGGTATTTGGCGGTGCGCAAGCCACTGCGATATGAAACGGTCCAAACGAAGACGAG ATGTCAATGCTGGATGGTGTTCACCTGGATATCGGCGGCCCTGCTCTGCTGCCCCCCGATTTTGGGCTACTCGATGCCCATTGAGAACAACATGACCCACATTTGCATGCTCGACTGGGGGAATATGGCGGCTTATACCGTGACATTGGCGATTTTAGTCTTAGGTCCCAGCCTCATTTCAATCGTACACAACTACGGCTATATCTTTGTAATGATGCGTAAGATTAGGTCCGGCGAGCCGATACACGATAAAGAATATGCAACTGCTCTGGCTGAAAATTTATCGAACCCTAGTCATATGATGTCATTCGCATTAGTCTTTGCATTCTGGGTGTCCTGGCTGCCATGGATTCTGTTGCGTCTGTATGAGGTGGTCACGGGCGATGTTATCCAAAGTACTCTTATCAACTTCGCCGTCGTCTGGATCGGCATATTGAattcgttttggaaaattctaaTCATGACCAGTATGTCGCCGCAATTCCGTATCGCTTTGAGAGTATTTTGCTTAACCATTTGTTGTAAGACTAAGGGCCGTTTGCAAGCAGAGCTAATCGGGTTGGACCCAGATGACTAG